The following proteins come from a genomic window of Nostoc sp. TCL26-01:
- a CDS encoding RpoD/SigA family RNA polymerase sigma factor, with amino-acid sequence MYQTKQQSLKETMNIAELGTMEILENIPELEEQPLDHLELVLEETPIAENLDSEERDGDEMAAARPSGYNKTEHDDAVGAFFKEMARYPLLKPDEEVELARRVKFIEEYKDAQAALQLELGQLPTKAQIAAQFEATEKQLETRLYQGRVAKRKMIRSNLRLVVSIAKRYLNRGVPFLDLIQEGAMGLNRATEKFDPDKGYKFSTYAYWWIRQAITRAIANDARTIRLPIHIVEKLNKLKKAQRELKQKFSRNPTEAEMAEALEVSVPQLRQLQQLRRQALSLNHRVGKEEDTELMDLLEDEDNLSPEAKMNENMMRQEIWEVLGDVLTPREKDVISLRYGLTTSEPCTLEEVGNMFNLSRERVRQIQSKAMRKLRRPHIAKRLKGWLI; translated from the coding sequence ATGTACCAAACAAAGCAACAATCCCTCAAGGAAACTATGAACATTGCTGAATTGGGAACAATGGAAATATTGGAGAATATTCCAGAACTGGAAGAACAACCACTTGATCATTTGGAATTAGTGCTAGAAGAAACCCCAATTGCCGAAAATTTGGACTCAGAAGAACGCGATGGGGATGAAATGGCAGCTGCTCGACCTTCAGGGTACAACAAAACCGAGCATGATGATGCAGTAGGTGCGTTTTTTAAAGAAATGGCACGCTACCCACTGCTAAAACCAGATGAAGAAGTAGAGTTAGCCAGAAGAGTCAAATTTATAGAAGAATATAAAGATGCCCAAGCGGCTTTGCAATTAGAATTAGGGCAGTTACCAACTAAAGCACAAATAGCAGCTCAATTTGAGGCCACAGAAAAACAACTAGAAACCCGTTTATACCAAGGGCGAGTGGCTAAACGCAAAATGATTCGCTCGAATTTGCGGCTAGTTGTCTCCATTGCCAAACGCTATCTAAATCGGGGAGTTCCTTTCCTAGATTTGATTCAAGAAGGCGCAATGGGATTAAATCGGGCAACAGAAAAATTTGATCCCGATAAAGGATATAAGTTCTCAACCTATGCTTACTGGTGGATTAGACAAGCGATTACTAGAGCGATCGCTAACGATGCCAGAACTATCCGTCTACCCATCCACATTGTTGAAAAACTTAACAAACTCAAAAAAGCCCAACGAGAACTCAAACAAAAATTTAGCCGCAACCCCACCGAAGCCGAAATGGCAGAAGCGTTGGAAGTTAGCGTTCCCCAACTACGTCAACTCCAACAACTCCGGCGACAAGCACTGTCTCTCAACCACCGTGTCGGGAAAGAAGAAGACACCGAACTGATGGATTTGTTGGAAGATGAAGACAACCTGTCTCCAGAAGCAAAAATGAACGAAAACATGATGCGTCAGGAGATATGGGAAGTTTTAGGTGATGTTCTCACTCCCAGAGAAAAAGACGTAATTTCTCTCCGCTACGGTTTAACCACCAGCGAACCATGTACCCTGGAGGAAGTCGGCAATATGTTCAACTTATCCCGCGAACGAGTCCGACAAATTCAAAGCAAAGCCATGCGAAAATTACGCCGTCCCCACATAGCCAAACGCCTCAAAGGTTGGTTGATATAG
- a CDS encoding YegS/Rv2252/BmrU family lipid kinase, translating into MNRSACLIFNPVAGQGNPEVDLAEIRAILEPAINLDIHLTTAEIGADKLAQAAVERGVDEIIASGGDGTLSAAAVAVAGTDIPLGIISRGTANAFATALGIPDTIDGACRTILQGFSRNVDVAYCNELPMILLAGIGFEAETVEKADREAKNRFGIMAYILAGFQELRELENFDVEIETPDKIIKTTAAAVTVANAAPPTSVLAQGPAGIIYDDGLLDLTIVAPNSKAGAIAATYHLFQTASSGNAAERDDIGYLRAKQFKITTDPPQKVVIDGELVGTTPVEVKCVPGALKVFVPSVPEEEPVEKLEGLPNLIIEVKE; encoded by the coding sequence ATGAATCGTTCCGCTTGCCTTATTTTTAACCCAGTTGCCGGTCAGGGTAATCCAGAAGTAGACTTAGCAGAGATTAGAGCCATCTTAGAACCAGCTATTAATCTCGATATTCACTTAACAACAGCAGAAATCGGTGCAGATAAATTAGCACAGGCAGCTGTAGAACGAGGAGTAGATGAAATTATTGCTTCCGGCGGAGATGGTACATTGTCAGCTGCGGCTGTAGCTGTAGCCGGTACTGATATCCCCTTGGGAATTATTTCCCGGGGAACAGCCAACGCTTTCGCCACGGCTTTAGGCATTCCCGACACAATTGATGGTGCTTGTCGCACTATCTTGCAAGGATTTTCTCGCAATGTAGATGTAGCTTATTGTAATGAGCTACCGATGATTTTGTTAGCAGGGATTGGTTTTGAGGCAGAAACCGTCGAAAAAGCAGATAGGGAAGCCAAAAATCGCTTTGGCATCATGGCGTATATCCTCGCAGGCTTTCAAGAATTACGCGAGTTAGAAAATTTTGACGTAGAAATCGAAACCCCAGACAAAATCATCAAAACCACGGCGGCGGCGGTGACAGTGGCCAACGCTGCACCTCCAACCTCAGTTTTAGCCCAAGGGCCAGCAGGGATTATTTACGATGATGGCTTGCTAGATTTAACCATTGTCGCACCAAATAGCAAAGCTGGAGCGATCGCTGCTACCTATCACCTGTTCCAAACCGCATCTTCAGGCAATGCCGCAGAGCGTGATGATATCGGCTATCTGCGAGCTAAACAATTTAAAATTACCACTGATCCACCACAAAAGGTAGTCATTGATGGTGAATTAGTCGGGACAACTCCTGTAGAAGTTAAGTGTGTACCAGGAGCATTAAAAGTTTTCGTCCCCTCAGTGCCAGAAGAGGAACCAGTAGAAAAGCTAGAGGGACTGCCGAATTTGATTATTGAAGTGAAGGAATAG
- a CDS encoding NAD(P)/FAD-dependent oxidoreductase produces the protein MVKKVAIVGAGPCGVLLAHYLLQREDKYQVDIFDFRSDPRIIAFAKTRTFPITLSERGMSALRQISGLEAAVKAISLVVKGGVFHESNGKVRVINRKYPLWSLDRTNLVITLLTELTRKFAENRVNIYFNYQCTKVDFVNQQITFKTPDSATEVDFNYDLLIGADGSRSVVRESFFNTDNFECEQQYTPNDYKSIFLPTPNPQLGWQKGKVHSWRQDDGTTILLVYQLDASMSGVVLFPHDKNSITELTTQAAVRDYFQHNFPEIGQIMPDAEAEEFAKRTAARVLTIRCDRYHQNDSVLLMGDAAHAVSPSLGQGCNAALEDVLIFQQILDEYHDNLALALAQFTIRRQADAHALVELSNYGVPTSRKLFLELLLRNSLSKFLHPIWPRFFLPSLFELTAENKLSYSAIFDLYQDWIAKVKRVIGNG, from the coding sequence ATGGTCAAAAAAGTAGCGATCGTTGGTGCTGGGCCTTGTGGAGTATTACTAGCACATTATTTGTTACAGCGTGAGGATAAATATCAAGTTGATATTTTTGATTTTCGTAGTGATCCCCGAATTATTGCCTTTGCTAAAACCCGAACATTTCCGATTACTCTGAGTGAAAGAGGAATGTCTGCTTTGCGACAAATATCAGGGTTAGAAGCAGCAGTAAAAGCGATTAGTTTGGTAGTAAAGGGAGGGGTTTTCCACGAAAGTAATGGTAAAGTACGTGTTATTAATAGAAAATATCCTTTGTGGAGTCTAGACCGCACAAATTTAGTAATTACTTTATTAACCGAGTTAACCAGAAAATTTGCCGAAAACCGAGTTAATATTTACTTTAATTATCAATGTACAAAAGTTGATTTCGTCAATCAACAGATAACATTTAAAACCCCTGATTCAGCCACAGAAGTAGACTTTAATTATGACTTGCTAATTGGCGCAGATGGTTCACGTTCAGTAGTTAGAGAGAGTTTTTTCAATACAGACAACTTTGAGTGTGAACAACAGTATACGCCCAATGACTACAAATCTATTTTCTTACCAACCCCAAATCCACAACTAGGATGGCAAAAAGGTAAAGTTCACTCTTGGCGACAAGATGACGGCACAACGATTTTATTAGTCTATCAACTAGACGCAAGCATGAGTGGTGTTGTCCTATTTCCTCATGATAAAAACTCCATTACAGAACTAACTACACAAGCAGCCGTACGCGATTATTTTCAGCATAATTTTCCGGAAATTGGGCAAATTATGCCAGATGCAGAAGCAGAAGAATTTGCCAAGAGAACTGCTGCTAGAGTATTAACAATACGCTGCGATCGCTACCACCAAAATGATAGTGTATTACTAATGGGTGATGCAGCCCACGCTGTCTCACCATCATTAGGACAAGGTTGTAATGCAGCACTGGAAGATGTACTGATTTTTCAGCAAATTCTTGATGAATATCACGATAATTTAGCCCTAGCCCTAGCACAATTTACCATACGTCGCCAAGCAGATGCTCATGCTTTAGTAGAACTGAGTAATTATGGTGTACCTACTTCTAGGAAATTATTTCTAGAATTGTTATTGAGAAATAGCTTAAGTAAGTTTCTCCACCCAATCTGGCCGCGATTCTTTTTACCTTCATTGTTTGAATTAACAGCCGAGAATAAACTTTCCTATTCAGCAATTTTCGATTTATATCAAGATTGGATAGCAAAAGTCAAAAGGGTAATAGGTAATGGGTAA
- the priA gene encoding primosomal protein N': MYINDMGTLDFMVNEAQEFYRTTTNVHHYVEVLVDVPGNCGLFTYRVPTQLAIKPGDILSVPFGTQQLGAIAIRLLAAPNIDIAPEKIREVEDVVTSGFFASSYWELLNRVATYYYTPLMQVIRVALPPGLLGRSQRRIRLIKRQKDTQILADTNFLSPPAQQILKLLQAQAIGDYSFAYLQQKVKATYRGVRELLRIGLVESYLEPPQTTRPKLQKAVILIDTIDRDLTNRQREIWEVLRRRGGELWQSELLQICSASSSILKSMEQKGYIAIEEREILRTEQGQILDADKPKLLNIAQTNALTTIQNLDRFAQVLLHGVTGSGKTEVYLQAIAPLIKQGKSALVLVPEIGLTPQLTDRFRARFGSKISVYHSALSDGERYDTWRQMLTGEPQIVIGTRSAIFAPLPNLGLIILDEEHDSSFKQDSPIPTYNARTVAQWRAELENCPLVLGSATPSLESWVSMGAGEQGSRGAEEQREVRQFFTPQSPVPSPHCPLSPEGAPSSPVPSHYSPLPERINSRPLPPVEVVDMRLELQQGNRSIFSRSLQEALQQLQQTKQKGILFIHRRGHSTFVSCRSCGYVLECPHCDVSLAYHQTETGAPQLLRCHYCNYVRSHPQHCPECSSPYLKFFGSGTQRVAQELTRQFPGLEYIRFDSDTTRNKGAHRTLLTQFANGDANLLVGTQMLTKGLDLPQVTLVGVVAADGLLHLSDYRANERAFQTLTQVAGRAGRGEDPGRVIVQTYTPEHPVIAAVRQHDYQSFVQAELAQRQVLNYPPYGRLILLRLSSLDPIQVQNTAQAIATVLNAIPELEILGPAPAGVMRVANRYRWQILLKFAADALPQLPDWDEVRLLCADSVSLTIDVDPMNIM, from the coding sequence ATGTATATTAATGACATGGGTACGCTCGATTTCATGGTGAATGAAGCTCAGGAATTTTACCGAACCACGACAAATGTGCATCACTATGTTGAAGTATTAGTGGATGTTCCCGGTAATTGTGGACTATTTACCTACCGAGTACCAACTCAGTTAGCAATTAAACCAGGAGATATATTAAGTGTACCTTTTGGGACTCAACAACTAGGAGCGATCGCTATTCGTTTATTAGCAGCACCCAACATAGACATAGCGCCAGAGAAAATCCGGGAAGTAGAGGATGTAGTCACATCAGGATTTTTTGCTAGTAGTTATTGGGAATTATTAAATCGAGTTGCCACATATTATTACACGCCTTTAATGCAAGTAATTCGTGTAGCCTTACCACCAGGATTATTAGGGCGATCGCAACGGCGTATCCGTTTAATTAAAAGACAAAAAGATACCCAAATATTAGCTGACACTAATTTTTTAAGTCCCCCAGCCCAACAAATTCTCAAACTATTACAAGCCCAAGCCATAGGGGATTATAGTTTTGCTTATTTACAACAAAAAGTCAAAGCAACTTACCGAGGTGTACGGGAGTTATTGCGAATTGGTTTAGTAGAAAGCTACTTAGAACCTCCCCAAACCACTCGTCCAAAACTGCAAAAAGCAGTGATATTAATTGACACAATTGATCGAGATTTAACGAACCGCCAAAGGGAGATTTGGGAAGTTCTGCGTAGACGTGGGGGTGAGTTGTGGCAGAGTGAATTATTGCAGATTTGTAGTGCTAGTTCTTCTATCCTCAAGTCGATGGAACAAAAGGGTTACATTGCTATTGAAGAACGAGAAATATTACGCACAGAACAGGGACAAATATTAGACGCAGACAAACCAAAGTTATTAAATATTGCCCAAACAAATGCCTTAACAACCATCCAAAATCTAGATAGATTTGCTCAAGTATTGTTGCATGGGGTAACAGGTTCCGGGAAAACAGAAGTATATTTACAAGCGATCGCTCCCTTAATCAAGCAAGGTAAATCAGCCTTAGTTTTAGTCCCCGAAATCGGCCTCACACCCCAACTCACAGATCGCTTCCGCGCCCGCTTTGGGAGTAAAATCAGCGTTTATCATAGCGCCCTCTCCGACGGCGAACGTTACGACACCTGGCGACAAATGCTCACAGGCGAACCCCAAATCGTTATCGGTACACGCAGCGCCATCTTCGCACCCTTACCCAACTTAGGCTTAATCATCCTTGACGAAGAACACGACTCTAGTTTCAAACAAGACTCCCCCATCCCCACCTACAACGCCCGCACCGTCGCCCAATGGCGAGCTGAACTAGAAAACTGTCCCTTGGTATTGGGTTCGGCTACACCGTCGTTGGAAAGTTGGGTGAGCATGGGAGCAGGGGAGCAGGGGAGCAGGGGAGCAGAGGAGCAGAGGGAGGTAAGACAATTCTTTACTCCTCAGTCCCCAGTCCCCAGTCCCCATTGCCCCTTATCCCCAGAGGGGGCCCCGAGTTCCCCAGTCCCCAGTCACTACTCCCCCCTCCCCGAACGCATCAATTCCCGCCCTCTACCTCCGGTAGAAGTTGTGGATATGCGATTGGAGTTGCAACAGGGAAATCGTTCTATATTTAGTCGGTCGTTACAGGAAGCTTTACAACAACTACAACAGACAAAACAAAAGGGGATTTTATTTATTCACCGCCGGGGACATAGCACCTTTGTGTCTTGTCGCAGTTGTGGCTATGTGTTGGAGTGTCCCCATTGTGATGTATCGCTGGCTTATCACCAAACAGAAACGGGTGCGCCGCAATTGTTGCGTTGTCATTACTGTAATTATGTGCGATCGCATCCCCAACATTGTCCAGAATGTAGTTCACCTTACCTGAAATTTTTTGGTAGTGGAACTCAGCGAGTTGCCCAAGAATTAACTCGACAATTTCCAGGGTTAGAATATATCCGCTTTGATAGCGATACTACCCGCAACAAAGGCGCACATCGTACTCTCCTGACTCAGTTTGCCAATGGAGATGCAAATTTATTAGTGGGGACACAAATGTTAACCAAAGGTCTAGATTTACCACAGGTGACATTAGTCGGTGTCGTCGCAGCTGATGGATTGCTGCATTTATCAGATTATCGCGCCAATGAACGCGCATTTCAAACTCTGACGCAAGTGGCAGGAAGGGCTGGAAGAGGAGAAGATCCAGGTAGAGTGATTGTGCAAACTTACACACCAGAACATCCAGTAATTGCCGCAGTCAGACAGCATGACTATCAATCTTTTGTCCAAGCTGAGTTAGCACAGAGACAAGTACTGAATTACCCGCCTTACGGCAGATTAATTTTACTGCGCTTGAGTAGCCTTGATCCTATCCAAGTACAGAATACCGCACAAGCGATCGCCACCGTGTTAAACGCCATCCCAGAATTGGAAATACTAGGCCCAGCACCAGCTGGTGTCATGCGCGTAGCTAACCGTTATCGCTGGCAGATATTGCTCAAGTTTGCTGCCGATGCTTTGCCACAACTACCTGACTGGGACGAAGTGCGCTTACTCTGTGCTGACAGTGTGAGCTTAACGATAGATGTAGATCCGATGAACATTATGTGA